In Sedimenticola thiotaurini, the following proteins share a genomic window:
- a CDS encoding AAA family ATPase: protein MRTIMLMNAKGGCGKTTLATNIATWFADEGATVALADFDPQGSSLDWLEARKDYEGIPDIQGIDATRNPVRPARGTDILIMDAPAGTHGSEINSMLKRVQSLIVPVLPSPIDMRACSRFLEELLRSGRVSRQQTQIAIVANRVRENTLIYRQLEEYLAHLNVPFLTHLRESQNYIRAAERGLGIFEMAPSMVWQDEELWDPILAWLENQ, encoded by the coding sequence ATGCGTACCATCATGTTGATGAATGCCAAGGGGGGTTGTGGCAAGACCACACTGGCAACCAATATCGCCACCTGGTTCGCCGATGAGGGCGCTACCGTTGCGCTTGCCGACTTCGATCCACAGGGGTCCTCGCTGGACTGGCTGGAAGCGCGCAAGGACTACGAGGGCATACCGGATATCCAGGGCATCGATGCCACCCGAAACCCGGTAAGACCGGCCCGGGGCACCGATATCCTGATCATGGACGCACCCGCCGGCACCCACGGCAGCGAGATCAACAGCATGTTGAAACGGGTTCAGTCCCTGATCGTACCGGTACTCCCCTCGCCGATTGACATGCGCGCCTGTAGCCGTTTTCTGGAGGAGCTGCTGCGCAGCGGCCGGGTATCACGCCAGCAGACCCAAATCGCCATCGTGGCCAACCGGGTACGGGAAAACACCCTGATCTACCGGCAGCTGGAAGAGTATCTGGCCCATCTGAACGTACCATTCCTGACCCATCTGCGGGAGAGCCAGAACTATATCCGGGCCGCCGAGCGGGGCCTGGGTATTTTCGAGATGGCGCCATCCATGGTGTGGCAGGACGAGGAGTTGTGGGATCCGATACTGGCCTGGCTGGAGAATCAGTAA
- a CDS encoding SDR family oxidoreductase yields MTHKVIFGCGYLGRRVAQAELQDGASVTGIVRTQASVATLQMAGIPARILDLDAALPTVDIPDLQGTELYYFAPPPRQGVAETRVGRLIAGFARTGQPRRVVYLSTTGVYGDCAGDWVDETRPAHPQVDRARRRWDGEQQFRAWSRSTGGQLVVLRVAGIYGPDKLPLARLERGEPTVQESEAPFTNRIHVDDLVQVCRAAMARGGDGEIYNASDGCPGNMTDYFNRVADWAGLPRPPQISLADAGSRLSAGMLSYLQESRRLDSRKLQRELGVKLRYPDLQSGLAGCR; encoded by the coding sequence ATGACACATAAGGTGATATTTGGCTGCGGCTATCTGGGCCGCCGCGTCGCCCAGGCCGAGCTGCAGGATGGGGCTTCGGTAACGGGCATTGTACGCACTCAGGCCAGCGTGGCAACGCTGCAGATGGCTGGAATTCCGGCCAGAATCCTGGACCTGGATGCAGCACTGCCGACGGTCGACATACCGGATCTGCAGGGTACGGAGCTCTACTATTTTGCCCCGCCACCCCGACAGGGTGTGGCCGAGACCCGGGTCGGTCGATTGATTGCCGGCTTTGCCCGGACCGGCCAGCCCCGCCGGGTGGTCTACCTCAGCACCACCGGAGTGTATGGCGACTGCGCCGGCGATTGGGTGGATGAGACCCGGCCGGCCCATCCCCAGGTGGATCGCGCCCGCCGACGCTGGGATGGTGAACAACAGTTCCGGGCCTGGAGCCGCTCCACAGGTGGGCAACTGGTTGTTCTGCGAGTGGCGGGCATCTACGGCCCGGACAAGCTGCCGCTGGCTCGCCTGGAAAGGGGTGAGCCGACGGTGCAGGAGTCGGAGGCGCCCTTTACCAACCGCATCCATGTTGATGATCTGGTGCAGGTGTGCCGGGCGGCCATGGCCCGGGGCGGTGACGGCGAGATCTACAACGCGAGTGATGGCTGTCCCGGCAATATGACCGACTACTTTAACCGGGTGGCCGACTGGGCCGGACTGCCGCGTCCGCCACAGATTTCCCTGGCGGATGCGGGTTCCCGGCTCTCTGCCGGCATGCTCTCTTACCTGCAGGAGTCCCGCCGCCTGGACAGCCGCAAGTTGCAGCGGGAGTTGGGGGTGAAGCTGCGTTATCCGGATCTGCAAAGCGGACTGGCGGGGTGTCGTTGA
- a CDS encoding CDP-6-deoxy-delta-3,4-glucoseen reductase, giving the protein MSFVVTVEPSGHSFTTEKGETILEAADRHGISLPYGCRNGACGSCASTLVSGTVIYPDDDEIITSDKPDDYCLTCQAIPSSDITLRAHEIETESDEEVRNLICSVEQMDQLSHDVMRVFLRLPENERLQYLAGQYLDFILEDGRRRAFSMANAPHDDELIELHIRHVPGGEFTDYVFEKMQVGDRQEIAAPMGGFYLREDSDRPLIFMAGGTGFAPLKAVIEHAFHIGDKRPIHLYWGVRSKRDLYLGELAEQWAQQHPQLDYTAVLSEPDADWQGARGFVHETVLRDHPDMSPFDLYMSGPPVMIFAARDAFVEAGLDRDRMFSDVFEWAQDNPNK; this is encoded by the coding sequence ATGAGTTTTGTAGTAACAGTAGAACCCAGTGGACACAGCTTTACCACCGAAAAGGGCGAGACTATCCTGGAGGCCGCTGACCGCCACGGGATCTCCCTCCCTTATGGCTGCCGTAATGGTGCCTGTGGCAGCTGTGCCAGTACCCTGGTCTCCGGCACGGTCATCTATCCTGATGATGACGAGATAATCACCAGCGACAAGCCGGACGACTACTGTCTCACCTGCCAGGCCATACCCAGTAGCGATATTACCCTGCGCGCCCATGAGATCGAAACGGAGTCGGATGAAGAGGTGCGCAATCTGATCTGCTCCGTAGAGCAGATGGATCAGCTCTCCCATGACGTGATGCGCGTCTTCCTGCGACTGCCGGAGAACGAACGGCTGCAGTACCTGGCCGGTCAGTATCTTGATTTTATCCTGGAGGATGGTCGCCGGCGCGCCTTCTCCATGGCCAACGCCCCGCACGACGATGAGCTGATCGAGCTGCACATCCGCCATGTCCCCGGGGGCGAATTTACCGACTACGTATTCGAGAAGATGCAGGTCGGGGATCGCCAGGAGATTGCCGCACCCATGGGCGGCTTCTACCTGCGGGAGGATTCCGACCGGCCGCTGATTTTCATGGCTGGCGGCACCGGCTTCGCCCCCCTGAAGGCGGTTATCGAACACGCGTTCCATATTGGTGATAAACGGCCGATCCATCTCTACTGGGGAGTCCGCAGCAAGCGGGATCTCTACCTGGGAGAACTGGCCGAACAGTGGGCCCAACAACATCCCCAACTCGACTACACCGCCGTGCTATCCGAACCGGACGCGGATTGGCAGGGAGCCCGGGGGTTTGTGCATGAGACGGTGCTGCGGGATCACCCGGACATGAGTCCGTTCGATCTCTACATGAGTGGCCCGCCGGTGATGATTTTTGCGGCCCGGGACGCCTTTGTGGAAGCGGGTCTGGATCGGGACCGGATGTTCTCTGACGTATTCGAGTGGGCCCAGGACAATCCCAACAAGTAA
- a CDS encoding heme biosynthesis protein HemY encodes MRFLILGLLGLAVSVLLALAVKEDNGYILIGYGQWTVEGSLAFFLIMNLLLFGLLYLTLRILSRLGATPRKFHDWRQVRGAKRARKSLIHGLVELSEGDWKRAERDLVRLADKSETPLLNYLAAARSAQQQNAHDRRDHYLQLAHESMPEADVAVGLTQAELQLDHAQLEQALATLKHLREIAPRHTHVLKLLKELYQRLGDWRELGLLLPELKKRKVVEPEELQALELRVYQNQITEAAQDENLTQLQTVWNRIPSAIRLREEMVTTYANHLMNRGEHNQVERVLRDAIERNWSEDLVELYGRVPADDRARQLSMAEAWLKNQPRSPVLLLTLGQLCLANKLWGKARTYLETSIAIEPSSAAYRTLGTLLEKMGEKEKAFDCFKAGLELGSEHPASVHLPASLTLPGAASEQEDGEPETPPKLEVVNRQ; translated from the coding sequence ATGAGATTTCTGATACTTGGATTGCTCGGTTTAGCTGTGTCAGTACTGCTGGCGCTGGCGGTAAAAGAGGATAACGGCTACATCCTGATCGGTTACGGGCAGTGGACCGTGGAGGGGAGTCTGGCTTTCTTCCTGATAATGAATCTGCTGCTGTTCGGTCTACTCTATCTCACTTTGCGGATCCTCTCGCGGCTGGGTGCTACGCCGCGAAAATTCCATGACTGGCGTCAGGTTCGCGGTGCCAAGCGTGCCCGGAAATCACTCATCCACGGTTTGGTGGAGCTCTCTGAAGGTGACTGGAAACGGGCCGAACGGGATCTGGTGCGTCTTGCCGACAAGTCGGAGACCCCCCTGTTGAACTACCTGGCGGCGGCCCGTTCCGCACAACAGCAGAACGCCCATGATCGGCGCGACCACTATCTGCAACTGGCCCATGAAAGCATGCCGGAGGCGGATGTGGCGGTGGGCCTGACCCAGGCGGAGCTGCAGCTTGATCATGCCCAGCTGGAGCAGGCGCTGGCCACACTCAAACATCTGCGGGAGATCGCCCCGCGCCACACCCATGTACTGAAACTGCTGAAGGAGCTGTATCAGCGGTTGGGTGACTGGCGGGAGCTGGGGCTGCTGCTGCCGGAGCTGAAGAAGCGCAAGGTGGTGGAGCCGGAGGAGCTCCAGGCGCTGGAGCTGCGGGTATACCAGAACCAGATCACGGAGGCGGCCCAGGATGAGAACCTCACCCAGCTGCAGACGGTCTGGAACCGCATTCCGTCGGCGATCCGCCTGCGTGAGGAGATGGTGACCACCTATGCCAACCATCTGATGAACCGGGGCGAGCACAACCAGGTGGAGCGTGTCCTGCGTGACGCCATTGAACGCAACTGGAGCGAGGATCTGGTGGAGCTTTATGGACGAGTGCCGGCGGATGATCGGGCCCGCCAGCTCTCCATGGCCGAAGCCTGGTTGAAGAACCAGCCCCGCAGTCCGGTGCTGTTACTGACCCTGGGACAGCTCTGCCTGGCAAACAAGCTCTGGGGCAAGGCGCGGACCTACCTGGAGACCAGCATCGCCATTGAACCGAGCAGCGCCGCCTACCGGACCCTGGGCACCCTGCTGGAGAAGATGGGTGAAAAGGAGAAGGCGTTCGACTGTTTCAAGGCCGGACTGGAACTGGGCAGCGAACACCCCGCCTCGGTCCATCTGCCAGCGTCACTGACACTGCCGGGGGCCGCTTCGGAGCAGGAGGACGGAGAACCGGAGACACCACCCAAGCTTGAGGTGGTCAACCGGCAGTAG
- a CDS encoding uroporphyrinogen-III C-methyltransferase, with amino-acid sequence MSKKDAKDPDKDEAVLDAAPAIEDAEIIETTEAVQEPTPKVASNKSALPKLSLVFSLVALILVFVALGYGYQYWTGLQASLQQMNQALGKADTEQQALQDKLATVSQAFEQQKQAFDEQRGALEKQQQILAEARERLSQQASEMQNSLETIYSRVGRSSNAWMAAEAEYLMRVANHRLRLAGDVNTAIRALEAADGRLRDSGDPGWIEVREQLAKEIATLKTVGQLDRVGLSARLNGLKDQIQALKLVGLSYSPPQPAPNESQDADRERSVESLLKDGWEGFKSIMVIRHRDKPVSAMLPPEQQFFVYQNLQLQLEAARLALLKGDTQLYGSSLAQAASWVGEFFDPDATATQAVQQEISALQAVDINPQLPDISRSLAALQARMKAAGEEDAQ; translated from the coding sequence ATGAGCAAGAAAGACGCGAAAGATCCAGACAAGGATGAGGCGGTCCTGGACGCGGCGCCAGCGATCGAGGATGCCGAAATCATTGAAACGACAGAGGCCGTGCAGGAGCCGACGCCGAAGGTTGCCAGCAACAAGTCCGCATTGCCGAAACTCTCCCTGGTCTTTTCACTCGTCGCCCTGATTCTGGTTTTCGTTGCACTGGGCTACGGCTATCAGTACTGGACCGGTTTGCAGGCGTCGCTGCAGCAGATGAACCAGGCACTGGGCAAGGCGGACACGGAACAGCAGGCCCTGCAGGACAAGCTGGCAACCGTGTCCCAGGCATTCGAGCAGCAGAAGCAGGCGTTTGATGAGCAGCGCGGTGCGCTGGAGAAGCAACAGCAGATACTGGCCGAAGCACGTGAACGCCTCAGCCAGCAAGCCAGCGAGATGCAGAACTCCCTGGAGACCATCTACAGCCGGGTCGGACGCAGCAGCAACGCCTGGATGGCGGCCGAGGCGGAGTACCTGATGCGGGTGGCCAACCACCGGTTGCGCCTGGCGGGTGATGTGAATACCGCCATCCGCGCCCTGGAGGCGGCCGACGGTCGGTTGCGGGATAGCGGTGATCCGGGCTGGATCGAAGTCCGGGAACAGCTGGCCAAGGAGATCGCCACCCTGAAAACAGTGGGCCAACTGGACCGGGTGGGATTATCGGCCCGGCTGAACGGGCTGAAAGATCAGATCCAGGCACTGAAACTGGTGGGACTCAGCTACTCCCCGCCGCAGCCGGCGCCGAATGAGAGCCAGGACGCCGACCGGGAACGCAGCGTGGAGAGCCTGTTGAAGGATGGCTGGGAGGGTTTCAAATCGATCATGGTGATCCGGCACCGGGACAAACCGGTCAGCGCCATGCTGCCCCCGGAGCAGCAGTTTTTTGTCTATCAGAATCTGCAACTGCAACTGGAGGCGGCCCGCCTGGCGCTGCTGAAGGGTGACACCCAGCTGTATGGCTCCAGTCTGGCGCAGGCAGCCAGCTGGGTTGGTGAATTTTTTGATCCGGATGCAACCGCCACCCAAGCGGTCCAGCAGGAGATCAGCGCGCTGCAAGCGGTGGATATAAATCCCCAATTGCCGGATATTTCCCGTTCCCTGGCTGCCCTGCAGGCGCGCATGAAGGCGGCCGGAGAAGAGGATGCCCAATGA
- a CDS encoding uroporphyrinogen-III synthase, with product MRSETIAMSFLPSTSDCNLSGVGVLVTRAEHQATTLCRMIAARNGRAVRFPAVEIIDPADPQRVAEQLSHFADYQMAVFVSPNAVLWGIKQLPDQKIPPGVALATVGKRTAQTLAEAGYAVDVVPETSFDSEGLLATPELKDVAGKRILILRGNGGRELLADTLVERGATVDFVEVYQRRCPDTDPDPLIRRWRDDVDVVTVSSNILLDNLFTMLGEAGQPLLQQTPMIVISDRMRQHARELGCHEVYLSRSADEQDLFEAICLWAGNR from the coding sequence ATGAGAAGTGAGACGATAGCCATGTCCTTTCTCCCATCCACCTCCGACTGCAATCTGTCCGGTGTTGGCGTGCTGGTGACCCGCGCTGAACATCAGGCCACGACCCTGTGTCGCATGATTGCTGCCCGTAACGGCCGGGCAGTGCGTTTTCCGGCGGTGGAGATTATCGATCCGGCCGATCCGCAGCGGGTGGCTGAACAGCTGTCCCATTTCGCCGACTACCAGATGGCGGTCTTTGTCAGTCCCAATGCGGTTCTCTGGGGAATAAAGCAGTTGCCGGATCAGAAAATACCGCCCGGCGTCGCCCTGGCCACCGTGGGTAAACGGACCGCCCAGACCCTGGCGGAAGCCGGTTATGCGGTGGATGTGGTACCGGAAACCTCCTTTGACAGTGAGGGGCTGCTGGCGACTCCGGAGCTGAAGGATGTGGCCGGCAAACGCATTCTTATCCTGCGCGGAAATGGTGGTCGTGAACTGCTGGCCGATACCCTGGTGGAGCGTGGTGCGACGGTGGATTTTGTCGAAGTGTATCAACGTCGCTGCCCCGACACGGATCCGGATCCCCTGATTCGGCGCTGGCGGGATGACGTGGACGTGGTTACAGTGAGCAGTAATATCCTGCTGGATAACCTGTTCACCATGCTGGGTGAGGCAGGCCAGCCGCTGCTGCAACAGACACCCATGATCGTGATCAGCGACCGGATGCGCCAGCATGCCCGGGAGCTGGGGTGCCATGAAGTCTATCTGTCACGCAGTGCGGACGAGCAGGATCTGTTTGAGGCGATCTGCCTGTGGGCCGGAAATCGCTGA
- the hemC gene encoding hydroxymethylbilane synthase — protein MSQPLRIATRKSPLAMWQAEHVAKLLKETHPGLEVELVGMSTQGDKILDTPLAKIGGKGLFVKELEQGMLDGRADIAVHSMKDVPVELPDGLHLAVIMEREDPRDAFVSSRYSRLEELPEGSVVGTSSLRRQCQLADRRPDLKIVPLRGNVNTRLRKLDEGEFDAIILAAAGLIRLGYQPRIASYIETGDSLPAIGQGAIGIECRIDDERVNALIKPLHDGDTACCVEAERAMNHRLMGGCQVPIAGFAVLNNGKLFMRGLVGEPDGSRIMRTERSAPASEADSLGIAVAEDLLGQGADQVLKHLYEK, from the coding sequence ATGTCCCAGCCCTTACGAATCGCTACCCGAAAATCCCCGCTGGCCATGTGGCAGGCGGAGCATGTCGCCAAGCTGCTGAAAGAAACGCATCCCGGCCTGGAGGTGGAACTGGTCGGTATGAGCACCCAGGGTGACAAAATCCTCGATACCCCGCTGGCCAAGATCGGTGGCAAGGGACTTTTTGTCAAGGAGCTGGAACAAGGCATGCTGGATGGGCGGGCCGATATTGCCGTCCACTCCATGAAGGATGTGCCGGTCGAGTTGCCCGACGGGCTGCACCTGGCGGTCATCATGGAGCGGGAAGATCCCCGTGACGCCTTTGTCTCCAGTCGCTACAGTCGGTTGGAAGAGCTGCCGGAAGGCTCGGTGGTCGGTACCTCCAGCCTGCGGCGCCAGTGTCAGTTGGCGGATCGGCGGCCCGATCTGAAAATAGTTCCCCTGCGGGGCAACGTCAACACCCGGCTGCGCAAGCTGGATGAGGGCGAATTTGACGCCATTATCCTGGCTGCAGCGGGTCTCATCCGGCTCGGCTACCAGCCACGCATCGCCTCCTACATCGAGACCGGGGATAGCCTGCCGGCGATTGGTCAGGGCGCCATCGGCATCGAGTGCCGGATCGATGATGAACGGGTCAATGCCCTGATTAAGCCCCTGCACGATGGGGATACCGCCTGTTGTGTGGAGGCGGAGCGGGCCATGAACCATCGCCTCATGGGGGGCTGCCAGGTACCCATAGCCGGCTTTGCGGTGCTTAACAACGGCAAACTGTTCATGCGCGGCCTGGTGGGTGAACCGGATGGAAGCCGTATTATGCGGACCGAGCGCAGTGCTCCGGCCAGTGAGGCGGACTCCCTGGGTATCGCTGTGGCGGAGGATCTGCTTGGGCAGGGCGCAGACCAGGTGCTCAAACACCTGTATGAGAAGTGA
- a CDS encoding GGDEF domain-containing protein: MLNDELALICPDPVIGIRRNGIITLFNPAAERMLGYSRDEVIGQLQVAKLYPSRESAREIKRLMYSDSKGIRGQIIGHNTHLLSKSGERIPIQLSASLVEQDGREVGSIGFFRDLTERLELERSLKLLTVTDNLTGLYNQRHFQTVLKREIGRSNRYKHPLSLICIDLDNFKSVNDSLGHIEGDLALRYVGDCIATLLRNSDYGFRYGGDEFMLLLPETPQQQAQNLTMRLIDHFSRHMPANLVQISREGKPVSLSIGIAQYREDESVSTFIKRTDLAMYQAKKSPGCLAVMAD; this comes from the coding sequence GTGCTCAATGACGAACTGGCACTGATTTGTCCGGACCCGGTAATCGGCATCAGGCGAAACGGTATTATTACGCTGTTCAATCCCGCAGCGGAACGCATGCTGGGTTACAGCCGGGATGAGGTGATCGGACAGCTGCAGGTGGCCAAACTCTATCCATCCCGGGAGAGCGCCCGCGAGATCAAACGCCTGATGTACTCCGACAGCAAGGGTATCCGGGGGCAGATTATCGGTCACAATACCCACCTGCTATCAAAAAGCGGCGAACGCATCCCGATCCAGCTCTCAGCCAGCCTGGTGGAACAAGATGGCCGGGAAGTGGGCAGTATCGGCTTCTTCCGGGACCTCACCGAACGCCTGGAACTGGAACGCTCACTGAAGCTGCTGACCGTTACCGACAACCTGACCGGCCTCTACAACCAACGCCATTTTCAGACCGTGCTGAAGCGGGAAATCGGTCGCAGCAACCGTTATAAACACCCCCTCAGCCTGATCTGCATCGACCTGGACAACTTTAAATCGGTCAATGATTCCCTGGGCCATATCGAAGGGGACCTGGCGTTGCGTTATGTCGGCGATTGCATCGCTACCCTGTTACGCAACAGCGACTACGGCTTTCGCTACGGCGGCGACGAATTCATGCTGCTGCTGCCGGAAACCCCGCAACAGCAGGCGCAAAATCTCACCATGCGCCTGATAGACCATTTTTCCCGCCATATGCCGGCCAACCTGGTGCAGATATCACGGGAGGGTAAGCCGGTCTCACTCAGTATCGGCATTGCCCAATACCGGGAGGATGAGTCAGTTTCCACCTTCATCAAGCGCACCGACCTGGCCATGTACCAGGCCAAGAAAAGCCCCGGTTGCCTGGCGGTGATGGCGGATTAA
- a CDS encoding LytR/AlgR family response regulator transcription factor, giving the protein MKILIVDDEAHARARLRSLIEEIGPPCHVVGEADNGRDAVQFSQRSEVDLVLMDIRMPGMDGLEAAAALTAMATPPAVIFVTAYDEHALAAFERHAVDYLLKPIRRERLQRAMEKAVTLSRPQLQALQALQSPLEEAYISVSFRGGLQRIPLSEVIYFQADNKYVTVCHTAGEALLEESLKSLEERFSERLIRIHRNALIMQERLLGLKRLDGGTCAVTLAGSAAELEVSRRHLPEVRKLLRGRA; this is encoded by the coding sequence ATGAAAATATTGATTGTTGATGACGAAGCCCATGCCCGGGCGCGTCTGCGCAGCCTGATCGAAGAGATAGGCCCGCCCTGTCATGTGGTGGGGGAGGCGGACAACGGTCGGGATGCGGTACAGTTTTCCCAGCGCAGCGAGGTCGATCTGGTGCTGATGGATATCCGCATGCCAGGGATGGATGGGCTGGAGGCGGCTGCTGCGCTGACCGCTATGGCGACGCCGCCGGCGGTCATTTTTGTCACCGCCTATGATGAACACGCACTGGCCGCCTTCGAGCGCCATGCGGTGGATTACCTGTTGAAACCGATCCGCCGCGAGCGCCTGCAACGGGCTATGGAGAAGGCTGTCACCCTGAGTCGACCCCAGTTACAGGCGCTGCAGGCGTTGCAGTCGCCGCTGGAGGAGGCCTATATCAGTGTCAGTTTCCGGGGCGGCCTGCAACGGATTCCCCTCAGCGAAGTGATCTATTTTCAGGCCGACAACAAGTATGTGACAGTTTGCCACACCGCCGGCGAGGCGTTGCTGGAGGAGTCGCTGAAATCACTGGAAGAGCGGTTTTCCGAGCGACTGATCCGTATCCACCGGAACGCCCTGATCATGCAGGAACGGCTGCTTGGCCTGAAACGGCTCGACGGTGGAACCTGCGCCGTGACCCTGGCCGGCAGTGCGGCGGAGCTGGAGGTGAGCCGGCGGCATTTGCCGGAGGTGCGGAAACTATTGCGGGGACGGGCGTGA
- a CDS encoding sensor histidine kinase, with translation MKQKGLKGNVPERRQTTYLPNFCSIRMVFGVVISAELLAVILTLAAIDSFSEFASELSLRSLYIQWIALVGSALICLLRPWISHLRTWQVGLIIWCSLMGVTLAVALLAIWALSMPAGETFLLKSLVISAIVCAVLMHYLSIQYRWRLQVEAESKAHLQALQSRIRPHFLFNSMNTIASLTRTDPALAEEVVYDLSDLFRASLADAQRMSSLGEEIELCRGYLRIEGQRLGDRLRVKWDLEALPLDAELPALILQPLLENAIYHGIEPSTQPGLIQITGRYRRKRVNISIRNTLPVGGNKARRPGNRMALQNTRERLQGFFAEEASLTVGEVDGDHQVRVVFPHPWKEQ, from the coding sequence ATGAAGCAGAAAGGATTAAAGGGGAACGTACCGGAACGGCGCCAGACCACCTATCTGCCCAACTTCTGCAGTATCCGCATGGTGTTCGGGGTGGTGATCTCGGCGGAACTGCTGGCGGTGATACTGACCCTGGCTGCGATCGACTCGTTCAGTGAGTTTGCCAGCGAACTGAGTCTGCGCTCTCTCTACATCCAGTGGATCGCTCTGGTGGGCAGTGCCCTGATCTGCCTGTTGCGGCCCTGGATCAGCCATCTGCGAACCTGGCAGGTGGGCCTGATTATCTGGTGCAGCCTGATGGGGGTCACCCTGGCCGTCGCGCTGCTGGCCATCTGGGCCCTCTCCATGCCTGCCGGGGAGACCTTCCTGCTTAAAAGTCTCGTCATCAGCGCCATTGTCTGCGCGGTGCTGATGCACTACCTCTCGATCCAGTATCGCTGGCGCCTCCAGGTGGAGGCGGAATCGAAGGCCCATCTGCAGGCTCTGCAGTCACGCATCCGGCCCCATTTTCTGTTCAACAGCATGAACACCATCGCCAGCCTGACCCGTACCGATCCGGCCCTGGCGGAGGAGGTGGTGTATGACCTCTCCGACCTGTTCCGGGCCTCGCTGGCGGATGCCCAACGCATGTCCAGCCTGGGGGAGGAGATTGAACTGTGCCGTGGCTACCTGCGAATTGAAGGGCAGCGGCTGGGGGACCGCCTGCGGGTCAAATGGGATCTGGAGGCGCTGCCGTTGGATGCGGAACTGCCGGCACTGATCCTGCAGCCGCTGCTGGAGAATGCCATTTATCACGGCATCGAACCCTCCACCCAGCCCGGCCTGATCCAGATTACCGGGCGCTACCGGCGCAAGCGGGTCAACATCAGCATCCGCAACACCCTGCCGGTGGGTGGCAACAAAGCGCGTCGTCCGGGTAACCGGATGGCCCTGCAGAATACCCGTGAGCGATTGCAGGGATTTTTTGCCGAAGAGGCCTCCCTGACAGTTGGTGAAGTGGATGGTGATCACCAGGTGCGGGTGGTGTTCCCCCATCCCTGGAAGGAGCAGTGA